A genomic segment from Pectinophora gossypiella chromosome 27, ilPecGoss1.1, whole genome shotgun sequence encodes:
- the LOC126378934 gene encoding DNA/RNA-binding protein KIN17, whose translation MGGKAEKGTPKYIANKIKAKGLQKLRWYCQMCQKQCRDENGFKCHTMSESHQRQLLLFADNASKYIDQFSKEFADGYIELLRRQFGTKRVNANKVYQDYISNRDHLHMNATQWETLTEFVKWLGREGKCVVDETEKGWFVAYIDRDPAAIAAQEAKAKKEKMDKDDQERMLEFIQKQVERGKKESTRAEEPSYSEFKRESSQERVTLNLNLKRKTEDKKPELSASALKLKNKEESSSKKQKTEEGKSRSSALDDIMKMEERAKEKANRKDHWLAEGIVVKIVTKSLGDKFYKRKGVVEKVVDLYGAQVRLVDEKTRLKLDQNHLETVIPSQGRAVRFVNGAYRGEVGAMRDIDTDNFCCDVEISEGPLTGRLVKNVQYEDISKLAT comes from the exons ATGGGCGGAAAGGCAGAAAAAGGGACTCCAAAGTACATAGCGAACAAGATAAAGGCTAAGGGCTTGCAAAAGTTGCGATGGTACTGTCAAATGTGCCAGAAACAGTGTCGAGACGAGAATGGATTCAAGTGCCATACTATGTCGGAGTCTCATCAAAGACAGCTGCTTCTCTTCGCTGATAACGCTTCTAAATACATCGATCAGTTCTCTAAAGAGTTTGCCGATGGCTACATAGAGCTGCTACGCCGTCAGTTTGGCACTAAAAGAGTGAACGCAAATAAAGTGTACCAGGATTATATATCTAACAG AGATCATCTCCACATGAACGCAACACAATGGGAGACTCTCACAGAGTTTGTCAAGTGGCTGGGACGAGAAGGCAAGTGTGTTGTAGACGAGACGGAAAAGGGGTGGTTCGTCGCGTACATCGACCGGGACCCAGCGGCCATCGCTGCCCAGGAGGCTAAAGCGAAGAAGGAGAAGATGGATAAGGATGATCAG GAGAGGATGCTGGAGTTCATCCAGAAGCAAGTAGAACGTGGGAAGAAAGAGAGTACCAGGGCGGAGGAGCCTTCATACTCTGAGTTTAAGAGGGAAAGCAGCCAGGAGAGAGTCACACTCAATCTCAACCTCAAGAGAAAGACTGAAG ATAAGAAACCCGAACTCTCCGCTTCGGCGTTAAAACTAAAGAACAAAGAAGAATCTTCTAGCAAGAAACAGAAGACGGAAGAAGGTAAGAGCAGATCCTCGGCGCTGGATGACATCATGAAGATGGAAGAACGTGCGAAAGAGAAAGCTAATCG CAAGGACCACTGGCTGGCTGAGGGCATCGTAGTGAAGATTGTAACAAAGTCCCTTGGTGACAAGTTTTACAAGCGGAAAGGTGTTGTGGAGAAAGTTGTGGACTTGTACGGGGCCCAGGTGCGGCTGGTCGATGAGAAGACGCGGCTGAAGCTGGATCAG aaccATCTAGAGACAGTAATCCCGTCCCAGGGGCGGGCGGTGCGGTTCGTGAACGGCGCATACCGCGGGGAGGTCGGGGCCATGCGGGACATAGACACTGACAACTTCTGCTGCGATGTCGAG ATATCAGAAGGGCCGCTGACGGGTCGCCTTGTCAAGAATGTTCAGTACGAAGATATAAGCAAGTTGGCCACGTAA